A window of Mercenaria mercenaria strain notata chromosome 16, MADL_Memer_1, whole genome shotgun sequence contains these coding sequences:
- the LOC123540766 gene encoding L-xylulose reductase-like, with protein sequence MAGLKLAGKNILVSGAGRGIGRAIAIALVEHGSKVFALERIPSTLESLVKEEPNIESVVADISDWEETRHKLEDLRTMDGLVNNAGINETDPATTVTKEKIYKVLDTNLLGAVNCSQVVARKMIQEGRAGSIVNVSSTASLIGAGVGLLPYAISKGGLDAATRQLALELGPYNIRVNSVNPALVRTTNISTQFIEEFPELAEQIKFKIPLKRLAEVNDVTGPVLYLLSDLSSMVTATCNVIDGGMINCTVF encoded by the coding sequence ATGGCAGGACTGAAGTTAGCGGGAAAGAACATTTTAGTATCCGGGGCCGGGAGGGGTATAGGCCGAGCCATCGCAATTGCCCTTGTTGAGCATGGCAGTAAGGTGTTTGCTCTTGAACGTATACCATCCACTCTAGAATCACTTGTGAAAGAGGAACCGAATATAGAGTCGGTTGTGGCTGATATTTCGGACTGGGAAGAGACTAGACATAAACTTGAAGACCTCAGAACGATGGATGGACTAGTGAATAATGCTGGAATTAATGAAACCGATCCGGCTACCACAGTGacgaaagaaaaaatatataaggtGTTGGACACAAATTTACTCGGTGCTGTCAACTGTTCGCAGGTAGTTGCAAGAAAAATGATCCAAGAGGGAAGAGCAGGTTCTATAGTAAATGTGTCAAGTACTGCTAGCCTAATTGGTGCAGGAGTAGGTCTTCTCCCTTATGCCATATCGAAAGGAGGACTGGACGCCGCGACTAGGCAGCTTGCTCTTGAACTTGGGCCATACAATATCAGAGTCAACTCTGTTAATCCAGCTCTTGTTAGGACAACCAATATATCAACACAATTTATTGAAGAATTTCCAGAGCTCGCTGAACAAATTAAGTTTAAAATACCATTGAAAAGGTTGGCAGAAGTGAATGACGTCACCGGTCCAGTCTTGTACCTCCTCAGCGACCTTTCCTCTATGGTGACAGCAACGTGTAATGTTATAGACGGCGGAATGATAAACTGTACCGTTTTCTAG